A section of the Tenrec ecaudatus isolate mTenEca1 chromosome 10, mTenEca1.hap1, whole genome shotgun sequence genome encodes:
- the NANS gene encoding N-acetylneuraminate-9-phosphate synthase: MPLELELCPGRWVGGQHPCFIIAEIGQNHQGDLDIAKRMIRTAKECGADCAKFQKSELEHKFNRRALERPYTSKHSWGKTYGEHKRFLEFSHAQYQELQRYASEIGIFFTASGMDEMAVEFLHELSVPFFKVGSGDTNNFPYLEKTAKKGRPMVISSGMQSMETMKQVYQIVKPLNPNFCFLQCTSAYPLEAQDVNLRVISEYQKLFPDIPIGYSGHETGIAISVAAVALGAKVLERHITLDKTWKGSDHSASLDASELAELVRSVRLVEKALGSPTKQLLACEIACNEKLGKSVVAKVRIPEGTVLTLDMLTVKVGEPKGYPPEEIFHLVGKKILVTVEEDDTILEESVENHGKKKKM, encoded by the exons ATgccgctggagctggagctgtgtCCCGGGCGCTGGGTGGGCGGGCAGCACCCGTGCTTCATCATCGCCGAGATCGGCCAGAACCACCAGGGCGACCTGGACATCGCCAAGCGCATGATCCGCACCGCGAAG GAGTGCGGAGCTGACTGCGCCAAGTTCCAGAAGAGTGAGCTGGAACACAAGTTTAACCGGAGGGCCCTGGAGAGGCCTTACACGTCCAAGCACTCCTGGGGCAAGACGTACGGGGAGCATAAACGCTTCCTGGAGTTCAGCCACGCGCAGTACCAGGAGCTGCAGAGATATGCCAGCGAGATCGGCATCTTCTTCACCGCCTCGGGCATGGATGAG ATGGCAGTTGAGTTCCTGCATGAACTGAGCGTCCCGTTTTTCAAAGTCGGATCTGGGGACACTAACAATTTTCCTTATCTGGAGAAGACGGCCAAAAAAG GTCGTCCCATGGTCATCTCCAGCGGGATGCAGTCCATGGAGACCATGAAGCAAGTCTACCAGATCGTGAAGCCCCTGAACCCCAACTTCTGCTTCCTCCAGTGCACCAGCGCATACCCGCTTGAAGCCCAGGACGTCAACCTGCGGGTCATCTCG GAATATCAGAAGCTCTTTCCGGACATTCCCATAGGCTATTCTGGACATGAGACGGGCATAGCTATATCCGTGGCCGCCGTGGCGCTCGGGGCCAAGGTGTTAGAACGTCACATAACTTTGGACAAGACCTGGAAGGGGAGCGACCACTCGGCCTCGTTGGACGCCAGCGAACTGGCCGAGCTGGTGCGGTCTGTGCGCCTTGTGGAAAAGGCCCTGGGTTCCCCGACGAAGCAGCTGCTGGCCTGTGAGATCGCCTGCAACGAGAAG CTCGGCAAGTCTGTGGTAGCCAAAGTGAGAATTCCAGAAGGCACCGTGTTAACCTTGGACATGCTCACCGTGAAGGTGGGTGAGCCGAAAGGCTATCCCCCTGAAGAGATCTTCCACCTGGTGGGCAAGAAGATTCTAGTCACTGTCGAAGAAGACGATACTATCTTGGAAGAGTCGGTAGAAAATCatggcaagaaaaaaaaaatgtga